In Gammaproteobacteria bacterium, the DNA window TCTCGCCTTGTACCCCAAGGGCACTTCCTGCGGGGCGTCTGGCGCCATTGAAGGTGCAACAGGACTGTTAAAATGATTGTTAACACCCCCCTAGGGCACTTTGCGTGAGTATTCGGCACCATTTTTAAATATTAATTTAGCGTTATTTTGCGACACTCTAAACTCTGTCGGCACTGGTTTGCCATTGACGGTAATAAGCATTCTTAACAACCTGCCTTCCACCGCATAGTGGCCTACTAAATCACCCTGTTGGGTCTTAATCAGTACCTTGCCATCAGCCATAAACACCATGTCATCTTCATCATCATTTTTAGGATTATGACTGACTTGCCAAGTGCCATGAAGCCAACTGGCCTCAGCAGCATTATTGGCGCCGCTACAGGCAGTGAGCATTACAAAACAGAGCGCGTATATCACGAAAATAACTTTATAAGCCATTGTTTTTATTAACTTTATGTTCATAATAAAAGGGCTATAATAACGTATAATGAGTTTATTGAGCGGATTTAATACGCTATCTAAGTATTAAATTAATGACAGGAGATGCTGTGCAATCTATTGATACCATTGCTTTGGTCATGGGCATTGCCTGGGCCAGCGGCATCAATCTTTATGCGGCAGTGGCCATGCTGAGTGTATTCGGTCTAACGGGTCACATAGATCTGCCACAAGAACTAGAGGTGCTCAGCAACCCTTTAGTACTGGCAGCAGCCAGCCTGATGTATTGCATTGAATTTTTCGCCGACAAAATACCAGGGCTTGATACGCTGTGGGATGCCATACACACCTTTATTCGCATACCCGCTGCCGCAGTATTATCTGCCAGCGCAATCGGTGATGTCAGCCCGGCTTTAACCCTTGCCGCAGGATTGGTCGGCGGTAGCCTGGCCACTGCCAGCCATGCTACCAAGGCCGGTAGTCGTATAATGATCAATACCTCACCTGAACCTGTTTCGAACTGGACTGTCTCACTAGGTGAAGATATTGCGGTATTTGCTGGCCTTTGGGCCGCACTGACTCACCCTGTTGTATTTTTGGTTCTGCTAGTCATTGTAATATTAGCCATGGCTTCGCTTTTACCCAAGCTATGGACCGGCATACAACAGCTATGGCAGGTTATTCGCAGCTTTGGTCGTCGCATTCCGGCGCGTACTGTCATGACGAAAAATCGGCCTGAAACTTTAATTCAACCTGAAACACCCGCAGCGAAGCCAATATTGAAACCCGCAGCCAAACAGTTTAATAGCAATCCCGACCAATAATTCACCCATCGATTCACAGGCCATTCAGTTTAATTATCGCAATGTGGGAGTCGTACAAAACAAGCTTAAGGAGGCGTGTTATGTTAAACCAACGTTTAATAGGAACTTTAGGATCTATATTCATCGCCACGATGGCGACAATTTCACCCGCGCAGGCCGAGCATCAGCGGCACACTAACCCTACTGTCGCCATTATCGCTGGCGCTGCCATTGTCACGGCTGGTTATCTTGCCTATAAACATAACTATCGTTATGCTAAACCGCATTATAATAGCCATCGCTACAAGCAGAACAGGCACCACAAAAAACACCAGCGTTATGGCTTCAGCCATAAAAAGAAGTATATACAACGCAGGCATTACAGTAATGACCATATAGTGAAACATTATCGTGGTAATCGTTACGATAGCCATTATGGCAATAAACACTATTCCTATAAAAAGCGTTATTATCGCGATAGCCATACGCACAATCGATACTGTCGCCACTAACCAACTATAAGGTAAGTCTCTATGTACATTCGGTCAATGAAAGCGGGGGCTGAATGCACTGATTTTCGTGCTAAGCAGCGTCGCATGACAACGCTTGCTGTTGTCTGTGTTATTGTAGGGGTCATGGCGCTGACCTTCAGTCTTCGTAGCGAAGCAGGCTTTGGTGACTTTCTTAAAAAACATCTGGGTGACGATGATAAAACCAGTAGCACATCATTATCATCGCTGACTGATGGTGAAATGGTCGATGGTCTTAAAGAGGCTTTATCTGTCGGTATTGAACGTGCTATCGCTTTGCTTGGCAAAGACGGGGGCTTTCTTAACGATAGCACCGTCAGAATCCCCATGCCTGGTGCGCTAAAATCGGTAGAGAAAGGTTTACGTGCTATCAGACAAGACAAGTATGCTGATCAATTTATTGGCACCATGAATAGCGCCGCTGAAAAAGCAATCCCCCGAGCATCGAAAATTTTCGGTGAAGCCATCAAGAACATGTCGCTTGATGATGCCAAGTCAATCCTCAGTGGCCCCGATGATGCCGCTACGGCTTTTTTTAGGCGCAATACTGAAGGTCAATTAAGTGATTCAATTTATCCTTTAGTAGAAAATGCTACTAATGAAACGGGCGTCACATCATCTTATAAAAACTTAACGAAAAAAGCAGGTTTCCTTGGTAGGTTCGTTGATAAAGATGATCTTGATTTAGACAAATATGTAAC includes these proteins:
- a CDS encoding DUF4197 domain-containing protein codes for the protein MYIRSMKAGAECTDFRAKQRRMTTLAVVCVIVGVMALTFSLRSEAGFGDFLKKHLGDDDKTSSTSLSSLTDGEMVDGLKEALSVGIERAIALLGKDGGFLNDSTVRIPMPGALKSVEKGLRAIRQDKYADQFIGTMNSAAEKAIPRASKIFGEAIKNMSLDDAKSILSGPDDAATAFFRRNTEGQLSDSIYPLVENATNETGVTSSYKNLTKKAGFLGRFVDKDDLDLDKYVTSKALDGLFAKLALEEAKIRQDPLSRSSDLLKKVFSSF
- a CDS encoding DUF4126 domain-containing protein; the protein is MTGDAVQSIDTIALVMGIAWASGINLYAAVAMLSVFGLTGHIDLPQELEVLSNPLVLAAASLMYCIEFFADKIPGLDTLWDAIHTFIRIPAAAVLSASAIGDVSPALTLAAGLVGGSLATASHATKAGSRIMINTSPEPVSNWTVSLGEDIAVFAGLWAALTHPVVFLVLLVIVILAMASLLPKLWTGIQQLWQVIRSFGRRIPARTVMTKNRPETLIQPETPAAKPILKPAAKQFNSNPDQ